In Thermodesulfobacteriota bacterium, the genomic stretch TACCCGGGCGGGGCGTCAGCCTGTTACGGCAACATGCTCCGGGGCCTTGTCGAAAGGCATGGCCGGGATATAAGGAGCATTACCGTCCTCACAGAGCAAGGCTGCGTAACCAGCTATGGAGAGCCGGTAAAGGTGCATGACCGGCTCTACAGGCATGATTCAGCCCCGGCAGCTGAAAAGAGCTTCCTTAAGCAGATCTTCAATTACATCCTGATCATGGGCTATATACTTTTTTCGGGTAACGACATAGTGCAAATACATGCGCGCTACGTTTACGCGAGGTACATGGGGAGGCTCGTCTGGCTCGCGCTCCTCCTCTCAAGGGCCAGAACAGTAATCGACATCAGGGACAGGTTCTACCGGAACTTCGGTTTCGGGCATAGCTTCATCGTTTGCTCGAAAGACCTCATGGGCTTTTACGGCTGGATACGGAACAAGGAATACATCCCCGTGCCAATGGATTTCCCGGAGCTTGAAAAAAGGATAAATGCGAAGCACCGGGTCGGCTATTTCGGGGCAATCGCGGAAAGCAAGGGCATCATGGAACTGATCGAGGGCTACAAGGAATACAGGGATGGATCGGACGAGCCGCTCGAGCTCCACATCTGGGGGCATAACGCGATGGGGCCGGGGTTCGAGGCCGCAACGGCCTCAATACAGGGCGTGAATTACAATGGGTGCGCGGCCCCGGACGAGGTCTTTGATCTGATGCTCGGATGCAAGGCGGTTATCATGCCGTCGAGGTCCGAGGGCATGCCGAGGGTGTGCCTCGAAGCCATGTACTCAGGACGGGTGGTCGTATGCCACAGGGCGGTTGAGTCGATAGCGTCCGTCCTGCCGGAGAGGTTCGTGCTCAAGGACCTCACGCCTGGCGAGATAAAGAGGGTCCTTTTCGAAGTGGAGTCGTTCAGCGGCCAGGCAAGCTTTGAATACGATTTGGAAGAGCATTCGAGGGGCCGGGTCGCCTCCTGCCTCGTCGATTTTTATGGAAGGGCGCAGAATAAAAGCCTATGCGGAAAGCCGTCATAAGGAGGCAAGCTGACGGTACGAACTTCACCCTGATAATCCTCTTCATCGCCTCAGCCTTTCTCGTCTCTTCATTCAAGATAGCGAAGGTCTCGTCCTCCGCGATGGTCGCAATGGGCATGCTGGCTGCCTTTGTCATGGGGGGCCTCCTCAGGGGCAGGTTCGTCCTGGCCGCGCATCCGGTGCAGAAGGGGATGCTTGCGCTACTCGCGTGGGCTTTCTGTTCGCTCCTCGTAAGCAGGGTCGACCCGTCAAAGGCCGTCCCGCCCGAGGCCTACGCCTATTCATGGGCAGGGGGGCTCTCGAGCCCTGACCTCAGGGGAGCGTCGTTCCTCGCCAGGCTTTTCCTCGCGGCATTCGCCATGAACTTCATAATAGAGGCCGTCAATACCGAGAGGAGGTACTTCAAGGCGCTCAACTGGTTTCTGCTTTTCTATTTCAGCGTCTCGGCGCTCGTGCTCGCCCAGTTCGCCCTGCTTGCTGTCTGGGGGGTCGAGGTCGGAGAGATAAGGCCTGCAAGCGTCGAGAGCGCGTTCCGGACGGGCGGGCACCTCGGGGAATCGAGCATACTTGCCGGGGTCCTGGCCAGCGGTTATTTCCTGACCATAGCATTTTCTGTCAAGGGCCACCCAGAGCTCTGGTTCCCTGATTGGCTCGTACGGGGCATGTGCGCTGCCGCGACTATGGCGCTCCTTACTACGCTTTCAGCCGCTTGGATAATCTCCGCGCTCCTGGCGTTCGCGCTCTTGGGCCACAGGCACCTGGGAAAGAGGGGGATTATTGTTCTCATCGTCTGCATGGCCTCCGCAGGCGCCCTCTTTCATGCCGAGATATACGACTCAGTCATGAGGAAGGCGCTTGGCGAGGTGAGCCAGTTGAATATAAGGACCTATTCGTGGCTGGCGGGTCTTTCAATTTTCATGGACCACGCATATACCGGGGTTGGAATAGGGCAGAGCGTTTTCTTTACGCCGGAATACCTCAAGGAAATCGCGGTGAGGCCGTTCCTTAATCCGGATGCCTTTACGGAGCTCTTCCTTGCCTCCCGCTTCCCGCCCTTGAACACCTATATACAATGGATGGCCGAGACCGGGGCAGTGGGACTGGTCCTCCTCTTCTATCTTTATTATCTCATCTATCGCTCCGGGAAGGGGATTACGGACCCGGAGCACGAGAGGGTGGTCAAATTCGGGATGGGCGGGGCCCTTATCGCGAGCGCGGTCGCGATCAACACCTCGCCCGATTACCTCTATGTGGGCTTCCTTGACTTCCTCGCGGCCATGTACGCCGCAGGCGGGAGGGTATTCGGTCGTGGGCGCCTGGAGCGGGGTGCATGAAAAATGGACTCGCGACGTTGTTGCCGGCCCTGGCCGCTGCCGTACTCATCCATGCCGCGCTCAATCCCGAGAGGGTGTTCAATTCCCCGGCAAGCCTCCTTTATGTCGAGACCTACGACGGGTGGCGCGCCGATGCCGCCATCTGCCTTTCCGGGGCGGAGGTCGAAAGGGTCGAGCACTGCCTGCGTCTCTATATGGCAGGAAAGGCACGGACGATCGTCGTGACAGGAGGGGGGCTTGAGGCGGGGCTCATATTTTACAGGCAAGGCGGCTCGCTCGCTTCCATTTCAAGGGACTGGCTTCTTGGGAATGGAGTTCCCGCCGGCTCTATTATCACCCTTGAAGAGGGTGCGAGCACCTATGAAGAGGCGGCGACGGTCCGCTCATTCGTCGAAGGGAGAGGAATGAAATCCATCGTGGTCGTGAGCTCCCCCTACCATATGAGGCGGGTCTCCCTCGTCTTCAGGAAAGCCTTTCAGGGTAGCGGCATTGAAGTGGGCTTTTCTCCTGCAAGGGGCTTTGACGAGGGCCTTGCCGGATGGTGGAGGCAGGAGGGGCTCGTAGCTGCCGTCTTCGGCGAATACGTGAAGCTCTTCATCTACGCCATGAAGAGATACATATGACGCTGGCGCACGTTTTGGGAAGGCCCGGCTTTTTCGCCCGGACGCTTTTTCTTTCAGGCGCGTCAACGCTGCAGGCCGGGGCGCACGCCCTGCATGAAAAGGCCTTTCCGGCGAGGCTCGACGTCCCGGAGCTTAAGGTGCTAGTCATCCAGCTCGGGCAGATAGGGGACTATGCGTTGAGCGAGCCGTTCCTCAGGGCCCTTAAAAGCCTGCCGGGTAAGGACGTGAGGATAACCGCGCTCATCGACCCGATAAATTACGGGCTCTGTAAAGGAGGGGGCGCGGCGGACGAGGTCGTCCTGTACGGGTCGAGGAAATACACGCGGAGAAAGCCGTCGCCCTTCCCTTCGGCCCTGCTCGATGAACGCAAGTTCGACTGCGCGGTATGGCTGAGAGGCGACTTGAACGTGCTCCTCTGGCTTATCC encodes the following:
- a CDS encoding O-antigen ligase family protein, which translates into the protein MRKAVIRRQADGTNFTLIILFIASAFLVSSFKIAKVSSSAMVAMGMLAAFVMGGLLRGRFVLAAHPVQKGMLALLAWAFCSLLVSRVDPSKAVPPEAYAYSWAGGLSSPDLRGASFLARLFLAAFAMNFIIEAVNTERRYFKALNWFLLFYFSVSALVLAQFALLAVWGVEVGEIRPASVESAFRTGGHLGESSILAGVLASGYFLTIAFSVKGHPELWFPDWLVRGMCAAATMALLTTLSAAWIISALLAFALLGHRHLGKRGIIVLIVCMASAGALFHAEIYDSVMRKALGEVSQLNIRTYSWLAGLSIFMDHAYTGVGIGQSVFFTPEYLKEIAVRPFLNPDAFTELFLASRFPPLNTYIQWMAETGAVGLVLLFYLYYLIYRSGKGITDPEHERVVKFGMGGALIASAVAINTSPDYLYVGFLDFLAAMYAAGGRVFGRGRLERGA
- a CDS encoding glycosyltransferase family 4 protein; the protein is MGLRVLYIVSILPPYPGGASACYGNMLRGLVERHGRDIRSITVLTEQGCVTSYGEPVKVHDRLYRHDSAPAAEKSFLKQIFNYILIMGYILFSGNDIVQIHARYVYARYMGRLVWLALLLSRARTVIDIRDRFYRNFGFGHSFIVCSKDLMGFYGWIRNKEYIPVPMDFPELEKRINAKHRVGYFGAIAESKGIMELIEGYKEYRDGSDEPLELHIWGHNAMGPGFEAATASIQGVNYNGCAAPDEVFDLMLGCKAVIMPSRSEGMPRVCLEAMYSGRVVVCHRAVESIASVLPERFVLKDLTPGEIKRVLFEVESFSGQASFEYDLEEHSRGRVASCLVDFYGRAQNKSLCGKPS
- a CDS encoding YdcF family protein, with translation MKNGLATLLPALAAAVLIHAALNPERVFNSPASLLYVETYDGWRADAAICLSGAEVERVEHCLRLYMAGKARTIVVTGGGLEAGLIFYRQGGSLASISRDWLLGNGVPAGSIITLEEGASTYEEAATVRSFVEGRGMKSIVVVSSPYHMRRVSLVFRKAFQGSGIEVGFSPARGFDEGLAGWWRQEGLVAAVFGEYVKLFIYAMKRYI